A portion of the Bombus pascuorum chromosome 8, iyBomPasc1.1, whole genome shotgun sequence genome contains these proteins:
- the LOC132909847 gene encoding mitochondrial pyruvate carrier 1 — translation MNRVKKLLSSKETRDYLMSTHFWGPIANWGIPIAAIADIQRDPKFISGKMTLALCLYSAMFMRFALKVEPRNLLLFACHFVNEGAQITQSVRFIKYHYVNKDE, via the exons ATGAATCGTGTAAAGAAATTGCTATCGAGTAAAGAAACTCGAGATTATTTAATGAG TACACATTTTTGGGGACCTATAGCTAATTGGGGTATTCCTATCGCAGCGATCGCTGATATACAAAGGGATCCGAAGTTTATCAGTGGAAAGATGACACTTG CCTTATGTTTGTATTCAGCAATGTTTATGCGCTTTGCATTGAAGGTTGAACCACGCAACTTACTTCTTTTTGCCTGTCATTTTGTGAACGAAGGTGCACAAATTACTCAAAGCGttagatttattaaatatcattatgtaaataaagatGAATAA
- the LOC132909845 gene encoding serine/threonine-protein kinase Warts-like, with translation MNPPTVSKSSTRGSGYHQKALAEIRNSLLPFANIGGAGEVGSSAASTISTLSTTSGISSASGLSGLSAASGSTIDKSDQRQLLAQLLAMGYSEEIALRALKLAGWRLDAAIEFLKQAQGESLNGLGKLNSKLIRKPSLERELSLQRGSPALDSGAGSSRSDSPRLTELSPHPQLSRQYSPSNFVEREPPPPPPPRCSSTPPPPPPPHAPYNQPNVPTNMQQMLKRMSPAPVVPTRPPPTTPGNTGPISTSVNLPQRGTSPVASSNNNSNCRQPMIVQNGPQVQQQLSQQMQALSIYQTSNNSTNTQVEPPPPYPIVSSSSAGPVQPPSYSASIQNRQSPTQSQQDYRKSPSSGIYSGPTSAGSPSPITVSAISPSTQASMARPTPLQAWGARQAKTQPPIIMQSVKSTQVQKPVLQTAIAPTSPQPISTTSNTPPPPPSYASSIQQKQQQQPQPQQQQQQQQQPQQQQQQQSSQQPPPAYPPLNSGTIGATSTNNINLGVSVGVPTTEPPSYATTMQALAAQRGMHHPVPPPPYGTATTDDSSCISTIDNNTTLRSSPVALHPPLQRKYSPADGCQHPTEAPPLPPVTSTSISLRPNNNVGNNGNTSNSNSNSSSGGNSNNNNNNNNNNHSPDSNGAKGAGSSPSSYKIKHQSPIPERKHMSKEKEEERRDCKVRNYSPQAFKFFMEQHVENVLKSHKQRLYRRLQLETEMAKIGLSAEAQCQMRKMLSQKESNYIRLKRAKMDKSMFTKIKPIGVGAFGEVTLVRKLDTNQFYAMKTLRKADVLNRNQVAHVKAERDILAEADNEWVVKLYYSFQDKDNLYFVMDYIPGGDLMSLLIKFGIFKEPLARFYIAELTCAVESVHKMGFIHRDIKPDNILIDRDGHIKLTDFGLCTGFRWTHNSKYYQQNGHGKQDSMDPADDWNNECRCIQLKPLERRRHREHQRCLAHSLVGTPNYIAPEVLQRTGYTQLCDWWSVGVILYEMLVGSPPFLANTPAETQYKVINWETTLHIPKQANLSAEGMDLILKLCVGADRRLGKNADEVKNHPFFASIDFEKGLRRQVAPHIPRIQYPTDTSNFDPVDPDKLRNSESSDSNKSDELLDNGKPFHGFFEFTFRRFFDDGGGPAYPSRISLDDNDNQGPVYV, from the exons ATGAATCCACCCACGGTTAGCAAATCGAGCACTCGTGGCTCTGGATATCATCAAAAAGCTTTGGCTGAAATTCGCAATTCTTTGCTACCTTTTGCGAATATCGGAGGAGCAGGCGAAGTAGGTTCCAGCGCTGCTAGTACTATATCTACTTTATCAACGACCAGTGGCATTAGTTCTGCTTCAGGACTTAGTGGTCTCTCTGCAGCTTCAGGTTCTACTATTGATAAATCTGATCAACGACAATTATTAGCTCAGCTTTTAGCAATGGGATATTCAGAG GAAATTGCATTGCGCGCATTGAAGTTAGCTGGTTGGCGTCTAGATGCAGCTATAGAATTCTTAAAGCAGGCACAGGGAGAATCTTTGAACGGTCTCGGTAAACTTAACAGCAAATTAATAAGGAAACCTAGTTTGGAAAGAGAATTGAGTTTACAACGTGGTAGTCCCGCATTGGATAGTGGAGCAGGAAGTTCACGATCCGATAGTCCACGTTTGACAGAACTTAGCCCACATCCGCAATTGAGTCGACAATATTCGCCAAGCAATTTTGTAGAACGAGAAccacctcctcctccacctcctAGATGCAGTTCTAcaccaccgccgccgccaccgcctCACGCTCCATATAATCAGCCAAACGTACCTACTAATATGCAGCAAATGCTTAAGAGAATGTCTCCTGCTCCGGTTGTTCCAACGCGGCCACCTCCTACTACACCTGGTAATACTGGACCAATCTCAACATCGGTCAATCTACCACAAAGAGGTACAAGTCCAGTAGCgagttcaaataataattctaattgtCGTCAGCCCATGATCGTTCAGAATGGTCCGCAAGTTCAGCAACAACTTTCTCAACAAATGCAAGCTCTCAGTATTTATCAAACAAGCAATAACAGTACTAATACTCAAGTCGAACCACCACCACCGTATCCCATAGTGTCTTCTTCGTCGGCTGGCCCAGTACAACCACCATCTTATAGTGCCTCTATACAAAACAGGCAAAGTCCTACGCAGTCTCAGCAAGATTATCGCAAAAGCCCTTCCTCTGGTATCTATTCCGGTCCAACATCGGCCGGTTCTCCAAGTCCGATCACCGTTTCCGCTATATCTCCGAGTACACAAGCATCAATGGCTAGACCTACTCCATTGCAAGCTTGGGGTGCGCGACAGGCAAAAACACAACCACCGATCATCATGCAATCTGTTAAGAGTACACAAGTACAAAAACCTGTATTACAAACTGCAATCGCACCGACTTCTCCACAACCGATTTCCACTACTAGTAACACACCTCCACCTCCACCATCGTACGCATCATCCATTCAACAAAAGCAACAACAGCAACCACAAccgcagcagcagcaacagcaacaacaacaaccgcagcagcaacagcagcaacaatCGTCACAACAACCACCACCTGCGTATCCACCATTGAACAGTGGCACAATTGGTGCAACATcgacaaataatataaacttaGGTGTTTCGGTAGGAGTGCCTACTACAGAACCGCCAAGTTACGCGACAACGATGCAAGCATTAGCAGCACAACGAGGCATGCATCACCCAGTACCTCCACCCCCCTATGGAACAGCTACCACCGATGATTCTAGCTGCATATCGACGATAGATAATAACACGACCCTAAGGTCTTCTCCAGTCGCATTACATCCTCCGttacaaagaaaatattcaccGGCAGATGGATGTCAACATCCTACAGAAGCGCCGCCTTTACCTCCAGTAACATCCACGTCCATTTCTTTGAGACCTAATAACAACGTTGGTAACAATGGTAACACCAGTAACAGCAACAGTAATAGCAGTAGTGGTGGCAACAgcaataataacaacaacaataataataataatcattcaCCAGACAGCAATGGAGCGAAAGGTGCTGGTTCATCGCCTTCGTCCTACAAAATCAAGCATCAATCTCCGATACCGGAGCGCAAACATATgagtaaagaaaaagaagaggaacgcAGAGATTGTAAAGTCCGTAATTATTCTCCGCAGGCGTTTAAATTCTTTATGGAACAACACgttgaaaatgtattaaaatctCACAAGCAACGATTATACCGTCGGCTTCAACTAGAAACAGAAATGGCTAAAATAGGTCTTAGCGCGGAAGCTCAATGTCAAATGAGGAAAATGTTGTCACAGAAGGAATCGAACTATATTAGATTGAAACGGGCAAAAATGGATAAATCGATGTTTACGAAAATCAAACCAATCGGAGTTGGCGCTTTTGGTGAAGTAACGCTTGTTAGGAAACTCGATACCAATCAATTTTATGCTATGAAGACTCTAAGGAAAGCGGATGTGTTAAATCGTAATCAAGTTGCTCATGTTAAAGCTGAAAGAGATATATTAGCAGAGGCTGATAACGAATGGGTTGTGAAGCTCTATTATTCCTTTCAAGATAAggacaatttatattttgtaatggACTATATACCTGGTGGCGACTTGATGTCGTTGCTGATCAAATTTGGCATTTTTAAGGAACCTCTAGCAAGATTTTATATTGCTGAGCTAACGTGCGCGGTAGAAAGTGTTCATAAAATGGGTTTTATTCATAGAGACATTAAACCggacaatattttaattgatcgAGATGGACATATCAAATTAACAGATTTTGGCTTATGTACAGGATTTCGTTGGACTCATAACTCtaaatattatcaacaaaatG GACATGGCAAACAAGATTCGATGGATCCTGCCGACGATTGGAATAACGAATGTCGTTGCATCCAGTTAAAACCATTGGAACGTAGAAGACACAGAGAACATCAAAGATGTTTAGCCCATTCTTTGGTTGGAACACCGAATTATATTGCACCAGAGGTATTACAAAGGACAGGGTACACTCAATTGTGCGATTGGTGGAGTGTCGgtgtaattttatatgaaatgttAGTTGGTTCTCCTCCTTTTCTTGCAAATACTCCAGCCGAGACACAATACAAG GTGATCAATTGGGAAACGACTCTGCATATTCCGAAGCAAGCGAATCTATCCGCTGAAGGTATGGATTTGATACTAAAATTATGCGTTGGTGCAGATCGGCGGTTAGGTAAGAACGCAGATGAAGTAAAGAATCATCCATTTTTTGCGAGCATTGACTTTGAGAAAGGACTGCGTCGGCAAGTAGCTCCTCACATACCTCGAATACAATATCCTACCGATACAAGTAATTTTGATCCAGTGGATCCcgataaattacgaaattcgGAATCGTCTGATTCTAACAAGTCCGACGAATTACTAGATAATGGCAAACCATTTCATGGTTTCTTTGAATTCACCTTTAGACGCTTCTTTGACGATGGTGGTGGTCCTGCGTATCCTAGTCGAATAAGTTTGGACGATAATGACAATCAAGGTCCAGTTTACGTATGA